One genomic segment of Sphingorhabdus sp. M41 includes these proteins:
- the rpsS gene encoding 30S ribosomal protein S19, which yields MARSIKKGPFVDLHLLKKAQTAQENSVRTPIKTWSRRSTVLPDFVGLTFSVYNGMKFIPVSVNEDMVGHKLGEFAPTRNFYGHGADKKGKK from the coding sequence TTTGTTGACCTCCACCTGCTGAAAAAAGCGCAGACTGCGCAGGAAAACAGTGTTCGTACACCGATCAAGACCTGGTCGCGTCGTTCTACCGTATTGCCTGATTTCGTCGGCCTGACCTTCAGCGTTTACAACGGCATGAAGTTCATCCCGGTTTCGGTGAATGAAGACATGGTCGGTCACAAGCTTGGCGAGTTCGCACCTACGCGTAACTTCTACGGCCATGGCGCTGACAAAAAAGGCAAGAAATAA